From the genome of Spodoptera frugiperda isolate SF20-4 chromosome 7, AGI-APGP_CSIRO_Sfru_2.0, whole genome shotgun sequence:
ttttttaatggATAATTATTAATGATAATTTGATTTGTGTAGctgataaataaatcaaacaacaaTTGGTATTATAAATATCGCATTTTATTCGCTGCACTCACTTCATACAAcgcaaaaacaacataataagtCGAGTAGAACAATCTAACATTGTATTATACATTGAAACATATCTGTTAATAAAAACgtgacataatttatttaattattcaataatgtactttattattagtgacataaatatctattttacaAAACCCTAGCTGAACTTTAACGAATTCGCTAATACCTTCAGTCGACTTCGGACTTAAAGGTTAAAggaataaagtacatttttcaaTACTCCAAAAATAATCTGATCTCTTGTCTGCATGTTAcgtaaaaaatactatacaataGTTTGAGAAATGCAAAAAAAGAACATTggcaaaataacttaaaatgtaTACAATCAATATATAACATGGAACGCAAAGAAAGCTATTATACTAAAGCAACAACAGTTtggtgacagacagacatacagactAAATAAAACCGcctatatatataaatatatcctGCCAAATGTTGTACAccttacaaataaattactgtttaaccgctgtactcagagtcatttaatggttacttaactcagtccttagcaattgttttcggaacaaaatcgttactaaggaatagtttaagtaatcattaaatgtctctgcgTGCGGCAGTAAAATATTAGTCTACTTAATCCTAGGGTCAATGTCATATGGAATAAGACaacgattatattatttataagggagagcagtacccttagtattagtttgctttacgtacgtacgagaacgcgttcagcgttctgattggttggtttattcgacccgaccaatcagagtgccgaacgcactctcgtttcgattacttttaatgtaaagcaaactcatactaagagtacagagAGAGTATCGTACATTGACTTAATTCGTTAACTACAAATTTAaccaaacggatcacctgatggtaaacgatcagcgccgcccagaGGATCTACAAGTGCATTGCTAAGGACTttatagtacgagtttgtttcacgtTTAACATGATCGACATGTTTATGAcgttgggcgctctgattggcctgctccaatgaaccaaccaatcagagggctaaacgctACCACGTTTAATAGCTGTTGAAATAGGTACACTGTTTTCTTAAAAGTGTAAGCGAGATACAACATCCATATATCCACTAGAGTGACAAGGACAGATACAGTAGGTCAATGTACGATACTCTACATGCCATATATTTATGTgatattattcataaaatatacaacTTTTTGTTATTGAATATTCTCCTAATAATATGAAAAGTAATTGACAAAACCATCTAgggacataaataaaaaacaaacaaaattttactacaATAATTAGGGGCCGTCCATTAATCACGTTGTGATATGTGGTGAGATTGACCCCCCCATCCCCGCGTTTGGCgagaaaataaatacacgtgATATTTTTAAAGCGCCCTTGTGATGTTTCGTGATGTTTTGTCGAACCCCCTTCCCCTAATTGAGTGTCACGTGATAAATGGACGTCCCCTTAAAGTCAAGGATTTGTGAAAGTAAAATAgatacataacaatataataacatatGTATTAACACAAACCTTAATAATTATcacaaattcaattattttttaaaattttcactCAAGCTAAGCATGTACCAACCATATCACTTAGAATTATAGATAAAAAAGTTTTGAGAAACTTCTAGCAACGATCTATAGCTATTTAACTATTGGAAACGAGAAAtggttatttatgttaataactagttattatataaacatgttatttaatattttattaattttaatggctaatattttttgtaatattgtataaaaaacatattatttataaataatgccGTTTagccgccgcactcagagtcattgaatggttatctaatccagtccttagcaattattttcggaataaagtcgttactaaggaatagtttaagtaatcattaaatgtctctgagtacggcagtaaaacGGTGAACGATAAATGGATTGAAGTgatgaaaataatttgaaagaaTGTAATTTCAATTTCATGAACCAATATTTTCGGCAAGGCACGTGAACgtgaaataaattttgttatacatcctaataagtacataacatttctttattgtaatttgGAAAAAATAAGATTCTCGTAAATCACacttacattacaaaataatgtgaaagttagtttggatgtttgtccgtcaatcacggtgaaactactgaacagattttgatgaaatttggtatacagacagggtatgagctgacttgggtgattggAACTTTTTATCCCAAGATAACACCAGCGAATCCGCTCACAGAAGATTACAGAATATCGATCACAAACATAGTGAAGACAGGAAGGGAAGGGATCTCATGGAGGACTCATGCTCGCAAACACGATCTTCAGTAATGAAGAAACGAATTACAAGAAGTAAGAAATTCATGGAAGAGAActgtaaatctatactaatattataaagcaaaagagtttgtttgtttgtttgtatgtttgtttaaacgctTCTCTTGGAGCTACTAGTCCGAATTGactaattctttttgtgttggatagtgcatttatcgaggaaggctataggctataaacatcacgctatgaccaataggaaccgagcagagcgggtgaaaccgcgcggaagtagctatataGTACATACGGAAGAACAAGATTGAAGTAAGTATAGTTTATCTATAAAATGTAGGCTGTTCAAATTATACCTGTTTATCAAATTTGtaatcgattttcaaccttatcaacCTAAACAGAGGGCACAAATTCAATTGTTACATATTATTAGTAATTGTGTTATGAATCCCTTGTAAAAGAGAGTGCTACTATTGAGTCTTGgaataaactttattacttggcaataaagttgaaaatgaatTGTTAATAATAAGTGCCTTTACAAGATGAAACGCTTAATATGTATATTGGacagattatattataattatattacagcTATGAGCAACTTATGAGCGAGGTCGGGTCACATACAAGTGTTGCCAGACTTACTTACAAAGTTTAGGTGTTAGGTACCTCATACATTATCCAAATAATTATTTGgttagtaattatattatgttatatatgcttattaatattgtattctcattttacaataaaaaacctCAATTAGCTACAAGACAAAAATATTCACAGACCATAAACAGGTATTGCCAGACGAAAAAAATCCCTAAAATACAATATGTAACTAgacgataaaattaaataaatataattcacaAGATATGTCAAATTGCTTTCGACTTATCGGACGACCGACACAACCAAACGTGCGACAGTCTAAAGAATAAAGACAATAATTAACATCACCTTATAAAAGATGCGACTTGTCGTGCGACAAGCGCGATGGTTGCGATGATTCGTGTCGCAAGAGTCTACATGATGTGTCAAGCTTGCGGCGGCTCGTCCATCGGGTTGGCGCGCGGCAATTCGTCGTTTTGCGTTTCTTCGCGCGTTTCTGGGAATGTCGCAGAGGACGATCCGCTGCGACTAGTCGACGTTGATGTCGCGGTCGATGAGTCGCCGGCCTGTGTGCTGTTTGAGTCCCTGTACATGTTATAGTAACTTATTATTTAGGTAACAAGCAGTCACGGATGTTTgggtaaaatataatgtatctaAAGTACTAAGATTTTCTACTGAGTAATTTCatatcaagtgtgggagagccatgcttcggcacgaatgggccgactcgaccggagtgataccatggcctcacagaaaacgtgaaaaaacgctttcattgtgtgagtccaatccaatccaatccccgattccccaacaacccttaaattcctaacctcaaaaggccggcaatgcacttgtaacgcctctggtgtttctggtgtccatatgcggcggcgattgcttaccattaggtgatccgtctgctcgtttaccgacttattccataaaaaggcGTTAAAAAGAAAGTCAGAATGACTTTAAACTTACTTATGGAACCCGTTGGTCTGGCACGTGTTGTAGGCGCCGCAGTGTTGGCACTTCAGTCCCACCACGTGGAACTTTACCGTCGATagctgtaaaataatattatacattacaaCATACATATCAAGCACAAACCATGTGAAACCTATTCCTATAAATACAAAAGAGCCAAGTCATAGCAGGAAAAGCAATTTTTTGCTATGACTTGGCTCTCAAACCAATTTTCTCTTAAGTTTCTATAACCTAATTGCGATCCCCCAACCCCTTGGGGGAGTATTACGTAAcacaattatttaagtttttttaccCCCCCCCCCTTAGTAACGCATCGTAACGTTTAACGAGACCCCCTTCCCCCAAATTGCTCCCCCCTTTCAAAACGTGGGGGTAAGGCAAACCCTATTGTAAGAGGTAGCTCTGTATCCAACAGTGGATAGTATTCTGTATAATAAGAATATGAGTTACAATCAGGCTCCCATTTGTATATAATACCAATTAGTATACAATAATAGTATTTAGTATAAAGAGTCGTGCTCACCTTGTGACAATCCTTGCAGAGTATGGTGGCCTTGTAGTCCGCGTACTCCGGCGGCATCGGCGTAGCTGCCACCTCCGAGTCTAAGTAGCTCCACAGCTGGAAATTATTTTCATGTCAAATTAATTGTAactattgtttaaatattttttttatttatataaagtgGATATCACCATGAAAATACCGAATCTCTCTTAGATCTCACAAGGAAACaaagcagtacccttagtaacCTAGGCAGACGAGAAACGaaatcgcgttcggcgctgattggccggctcgaataaaccaaccaatcagagcgccgaacgcgctctcgttttgattactttaaacgtaaagcaaactcgtactaagcttacagaagatgttattagaggggAAGAAAACGAATAAATTCTTCCGTCAGTGTTTTTAATGCAGGAAACAGTATGACTCAAGTCAATGAATTACGTgtataagtgtgagagagccaagcttcggcacgaatgggccggctcgaccggagtgataccacggcctcacagaaaaccgacgtgaaacaacggctgcgttatgtttcgttgtgtaagtgaggttaccggaggcccaattcccccttcccaatcatcccaatccccaattcctaacccccaaaaagccgacaacgcacttgtaacgactctggtgtttcaagtgtccatgggcggcggcgataagTTACTTACATTGGTCATATCGATCATGCTGGTCTGGCAGGTGGGGCAGGCGTAGTGTCCCGAGTGCAGCAGCTGCTCGAAGCAGGGCCGGTGCAGCAGGTGCCCGCAGTCCGGGATGTGGCACGGGATGCGCGACGTGTGGATGTCCTCCAGGCACACCGGGCAGTTCGACCGGGACACGTTCTCCACGCACTACCGAAGCAAATGTTAATATGgttatttaaattagtaatataattattacctatgttaattttttatggaatagagggcaaacgagcagacgggtcacacCTAAAGAGTCgcaggtgtgttgccggccttttaataagaagtacactcttttcttgaagtttttCCATGTCTCGAATTATCCACATTTGCAATATTGACAATTTGATACCTGACAGCACCATAGAAAActgccgtgaaacaacgcttgtgctGTGTTTCACCGACAACGCGCATCTAACACCTCCGGTGTTGCAAATGTTCACGTACAGCGGCGATTTGTGCCCAACCTACATAAAAATGGTACTGCAAGTATTGTCTCACCCTGTGTCCGACTTGCTGCAACTGTACAGGCAGGCACATGCGATTGGTgccaacataaaaaatacaactgcAAGTATTGTCTCACCCTGTGTCCGACTTGCTGCAACTGTACAGGCAGGCACATGTTGCAGCGCTCGCAGTGGAAGAACCGGTCGCGGCCGCCCACGCGGCAGATGCCGCAACCCTCGCAGTGATACTGGCGCTTGTCATCATCGTCGAACAGGTTGCAGATCAGGCATGTGTACTGTGAACataaaaaattggtttaaaaaataaccgtccttagtattttctcctgtgtcaaatgataatgataaatgatatttatttctgtaaataggttataaaataatacttttacacgtagatgaggccggcatttcctatccgactactctgagaagaaatgccgaaacaaactcagaggtcatagtctcttttaataTATTACACCCAGGCCCAGAACGACAATTTTACACCAAGAGTTGTTTCGTACGGAAATTGCGCAGACGGTTGCCCAACcaaccatcacagatggggcccagtagggctgatgcctgatccggagctgcggactacttagcgggtttaccggggctccggcttgaaaagcaggaataggaacgaggtggtttttagtcagtaagagtctgacactccctctcgcccaaggtgaaagaagtcattggatgatttactccccttaaaaaagctatTGCGCACTTGTTTGTCTTTATTAAGACATAGCTTTAggaatagataaaaaaaaccttCTAAGAATGTATCTGAGAAAGTTTGCCGCTAAGACTAACAAAGTACATACCAATACAGAAGTTAATCTTTAATTACTATACAAAGGCTTACTATATCATAATACTTCAATAACTACCTATAAAATATGTAGAAGTTACCAcaacgtttaattaaaattcctgttaaaaaaatatgttgtttgtaAACTCTGTATGACAAGTTGATTAAGTCGTAAACACGCATGGCGTGTTGAAAAATATATGGAAGGGTCCGTCCTACACGAAACACGcaataacttttgttttatatgcAAGGGGCGCACACAAGCTTTCCATTTTTAATGAACTTCAAACTTTAAAGTAAGgccataaagttgaaattcttttaaagatggatagcttgatgttttacaattttaacgTATTTCGCTCATGagtcatgaaataaaataaattctatattaCTTTTGCAGTTTCTACGAATGTTCTCGACCTATATATTTTCCTAATAAACGCGGTGTACTTGCCAAATcttgataaataaaatggcATTCCGTAAATGTTGTAAGTTGTTCCGCATGAAGTAAAAGTTGAAAAATGTTTCCGATAGCGTCATCACTTTTTCTAagaggggaaatcatctaaCCACTTCTCCcaacttgggcgaggcgagagaatatcagactcttactaactaaaaaccaccttgttcctaccactggttttcgagccggtgtTCCGGTAGGTAATCCGCAGCGCCGGACAATGTGATCACTTGAAAtttttgtacaaataataacaatttaatttttcctGTAAACTGTTTTTTTTCCTATCTAACTGAAGACAATGTActgctaaataataatttcactgTATTATCATACACAGCCTAGAAAACACAGCAGTACAATTTGTGTTGTATGTTGTACTCAAAGCAAATAAGGCAATAAAATACAGTGGTCACAGTAGATAAGATACTAACTACTGATTGTATAACTcacaatattaaacaaattattggtaggtacctatttcaaAAGAATATGAAATACGGCACTATTTGTGAAATTCGTAAATGAAGTAAGTCCATATAttatagttaaaattattttagactagcttccgcccgcgactccgtccacgcggatgtcggtctttgcgtggatgttttatttctacattttgaGTActtaactctgacaatgacatcttataaatatctattggatcCAAATatggctaggcccataataattaaggagatccctcttttgagctactgctgttgagctcgtgttctgtagtataaaactgaaaaattaagattttttttctacatatttttccaggataaaaagtatcccattTTATGCCCACGATAATAaggtgatgcctgaacatacagacagacaaaaaatttttaattacatatttgggtttgggtTTGTATCAATCCGGTTTCAGTTATGTAAATCACTTTAATTGGTTGtataacttttgaattaaataaataaatcaataataatttaataaaatagcaTACCTTTCCAAACCGCACGCCGCAGTTCTCACATTCTTCCTGCACCTTCTGTCTCTTGTCACATTCTGTGCATATCAGTTCCGTGACAGATTTCCTGTTGAAGTAATGCTGCTCGTTCTCATCGTGACAGTATCGGCACACATACACCTTGTTGCAGCATGGTGTCTGAAATATCATagcatttgttttcaatttattctGCCGGGCAATTTATAAACACAGTGAAGAACATGACCGCACAGTTCATAAACGCAGTAAGTACCACTTACTGCACATGTTCTTTACTGTACTATAAGTAACTATGTTCACTTAAAATTGCTTTTCCGGtctctttgaaataaattattttgactttgactttgtacaATCAGCTTAGTTATTTACTACAAAGGTAAGAAAATAAGGATTGGCTCAGTAGAGAGACAGTCGTTATTATAATTGGCTATCACTGGTTGGCTATTAAACCATTGGTTGGTTACTgtttctgtactgaatcaatctttatttcatacttgaatAGTAAATCACTGTATTGACTGTACgtaatttactagctactttccTCCTAAGCTGGTAAACCCACTGTATTGTTTCTATTTATTGGATGTGTGACAGTTTTGATAGCCTTCTTCGAAAAATTACCAATAGGTATGGATAAATTCTTTAGCTTTATTATACTAGTACAGCTTGTAACTAATATTTAATGGACACAGTCTAACAACACATTGATTTAAtggagtataaaataaatacgagaAAGAttggtttaaataaattgtagagGTAAACATaagatattgaaaaataatatcctTTTTGTTCATTGTTGATTACTTTCCAAAGTTATTAGCTGTTCAAAAACTATGCTGAACAAATTAATGACTtgttttgaagatatttttagcATCTGTTGTATTGAAGTCAAGAACTTTTGAAAACAAAGGATGATGTTCGCAATATATCGTCCCAATATTTGATACAGGTCATTGGATTGAAAGATAAACATATATCAAAATCACTAGAGCTTTGCTCTCTACGAAATACGAGTTAAAGTTGCATTTACTTTATTTCGCCGCAAAAATAAAGCGTGATCTGCGTCTTCCAGTTCGTTGACACTATCTTTGTTACTTAAATCCGCATGTCATTAGAGTATCTCGAGACTTCTACGCTCTTATGTTTATATATAGACTACCGACTGTTTAGTTCCCGGCAATCACATAAAAACCTAATTAATCATCCAATATCAATCAATACACTTCTGTTTGTGATCTAAAACTTACCACGAACTTTGCACGACGTTTGTAATGAGCGCAACCGATGCGTTTTTCTTTGCTCGGCTCCGTGTTCGCCGCACCATTAATATCCAACGTTTCTTCGTTCTCCGTGGACATTTTTTCGGCAAATACACTAATGCACTTCCCGATAACAACACTCCAAGGTCTCAGCACGTCATTCAATGGAttctttcaattattaaattGGACCGTAttgaacaacattttatttgctTGACATGACATCTGGCTGATTTGTGTAACTTTCCATTGCCTCTATATTTTTAAGCATGTCAATcgtattaactatttattttaggtGAGTGTAAGTGAGACATAAATAATTTGATGCTAAAAATCGTATTTTTTACGCGTAGTGGTCGCTGGACCGtactttgacatttatttacGTTTAGTTTTTCCAACAGTTCTATGACTTACTACCGAACAGCCAAAGATGTGttctcaaaaaatattataactgaatagataataaactttaaacatgCATTAagcatcattatcatcatcataaataTCATCTACGAGTAAGACTTCCAAGGAAGGAGTTCCAATTCTATCAGTTGGAAGTGTGGTTCCGAAACACCCTGAAGGTGATGTTGCATCGTTTCACAGCATCTAGCAGTTCACAACGACATGTATCAGGCAGATATCTGTTAAGGAATGGTTGGACGTGAGTTGgacgtaacaaaaaaaaagaaacgtaagATACACATAAATAAGACTGATAAGACATACCAAGAGACTtatgataacaataaaataagctCAACTCTTTGGTGTCATTTTGATAACACCATTTACGTCATAACAATGTTCAGTCAAATGATTACAACAAAATTTCagtaataaaaattgaaaaaaaaacaagtaaaaaaaaaaactaaaacactaTTCGGGGCAAGATGTCTTATTTATTCATAccactaattattttattattcttacatCAAGCTGTTACGTTGGTTCCTCCTAAATTCCAATGGAAGACTATAGACTTTGCATGGGAAGGCTCGGAAAGAGAGTCGGCTATCACTAACGGGTCTTATGTACCCGTACATAACATGCCTACTGGATTAGCGAGGTGGAGGGACAAGCTGTTTATTACCATACCGCGGTGGAAAACAGGCTAgacttttcttattttgtacCTAAGCAATAACATAGTAGGCCGGTAGTTAGTCTTAGCTAGTAccagtacatacataacctcacgcctgtctcccatgggggtaggcagagacaatggaacggcAATtgttacgattcttacacaccactttcgcttcatcaacggtcatcagtcttttcatgggATGGTCCcagtagtacctacatatacttaGATTTCACTGAGAGTGTTACTCAACGCCACTAGAAATGGTAAAACTGTCTTTCATGTATGATAATTATTAACCATCATCATATTTTTAACTCCCAAAGGAATAGGTATCTATCAATCAACATATTTCATTTACTAGGCATTCCTGCGTCCCTAAACTACGTATACTTGAATGGGACACAAGAAGCACCGTTG
Proteins encoded in this window:
- the LOC118266374 gene encoding RING finger and CHY zinc finger domain-containing protein 1 isoform X2, yielding MSTENEETLDINGAANTEPSKEKRIGCAHYKRRAKFVTPCCNKVYVCRYCHDENEQHYFNRKSVTELICTECDKRQKVQEECENCGVRFGKYTCLICNLFDDDDKRQYHCEGCGICRVGGRDRFFHCERCNMCLPVQLQQVGHRCVENVSRSNCPVCLEDIHTSRIPCHIPDCGHLLHRPCFEQLLHSGHYACPTCQTSMIDMTNLWSYLDSEVAATPMPPEYADYKATILCKDCHKLSTVKFHVVGLKCQHCGAYNTCQTNGFHNTQAGDSSTATSTSTSRSGSSSATFPETREETQNDELPRANPMDEPPQA
- the LOC118266374 gene encoding RING finger and CHY zinc finger domain-containing protein 1 isoform X1, producing the protein MSTENEETLDINGAANTEPSKEKRIGCAHYKRRAKFVTPCCNKVYVCRYCHDENEQHYFNRKSVTELICTECDKRQKVQEECENCGVRFGKYTCLICNLFDDDDKRQYHCEGCGICRVGGRDRFFHCERCNMCLPVQLQQVGHRCVENVSRSNCPVCLEDIHTSRIPCHIPDCGHLLHRPCFEQLLHSGHYACPTCQTSMIDMTNLWSYLDSEVAATPMPPEYADYKATILCKDCHKLSTVKFHVVGLKCQHCGAYNTCQTNGFHKDSNSTQAGDSSTATSTSTSRSGSSSATFPETREETQNDELPRANPMDEPPQA